A part of Pyramidobacter porci genomic DNA contains:
- a CDS encoding histidinol-phosphatase HisJ family protein, translating into MYCDVHIHTEASSDSKTTIEDQLDRAVKLGMKYVCITDHQDYDYPQWHSIYQLNENGDVGAYVEKLLETREAYQGRIEMLLGIEFGLQPHLAEKHNKVYAGYPFDMVIGSTHIFEGRDTEDQTLYEGRSKEASIRAYFETELENLSVTDGYDTVGHLDYVLRDIPGKNEGFAYAQYADLIDAMLLTAIKKNKAVELNTKSLVVGMRDSSPGREVFKRYRELGGELVTLGSDAHFPERIGACFDIAGDILKDAGFKYYCVFKNHQPEFLPL; encoded by the coding sequence ATGTACTGCGACGTTCACATTCACACGGAAGCTTCGAGCGATTCAAAGACGACGATCGAAGACCAGCTCGACCGCGCCGTCAAACTGGGGATGAAGTACGTCTGCATCACCGACCACCAGGATTACGACTATCCTCAATGGCACAGCATCTACCAGCTGAACGAAAACGGCGACGTGGGCGCCTACGTCGAAAAACTGCTGGAAACGCGCGAGGCCTACCAAGGGCGCATCGAGATGCTCCTGGGCATCGAGTTCGGCCTGCAGCCCCACCTGGCGGAAAAACACAACAAAGTCTACGCCGGTTATCCGTTCGACATGGTGATCGGCTCGACGCACATTTTCGAGGGGCGCGACACGGAGGACCAGACGCTTTACGAGGGGCGCAGCAAGGAGGCTTCGATCCGCGCCTACTTCGAAACCGAGCTGGAAAACCTGTCCGTCACCGACGGCTACGACACCGTTGGTCATCTGGATTACGTGCTGCGCGACATTCCCGGCAAAAACGAGGGCTTCGCTTACGCGCAGTACGCCGACCTGATCGACGCCATGCTGCTCACGGCGATCAAAAAGAACAAAGCCGTCGAGCTGAACACCAAATCGCTCGTCGTGGGCATGCGCGACTCCAGCCCCGGACGCGAGGTGTTCAAGCGCTACCGCGAGCTGGGCGGCGAGCTGGTCACGCTCGGTTCCGACGCGCACTTCCCGGAGCGGATCGGCGCGTGCTTCGACATCGCCGGCGACATTCTCAAGGACGCGGGCTTCAAATATTACTGCGTGTTCAAGAATCACCAGCCCGAATTCCTGCCGCTGTGA
- a CDS encoding aminotransferase, protein MDIKPFKVEEWINAHEQTAKYNISSTGVVNLTLEGLLELTGTDREAFLEELCSRRLSYGHIGGSPELLQGVCGLYRTLKPADVVPTHGAAGANHHVFYTLIEPGDRVVSIVPTYQQLYSIPEGYGADVKWLKLRKEDGFQPDLDELERLAASGTKMICIINPNNPCGSVISNEALRRVVGIARAAGAWLLCDESYRHLTQNGEWIDSAADLYEKGISTSSTSKVFSMPGLRMGWIACRDRDFVVSCLSHRDYNLVSCGNLDDTIAALALKHAGTLIERGQRVIRDNLQIVEGWVQSEPHISWVKPQGGSITLLYYDFDMNSYDFCQQLFDRTGVFVSPGDCFEMPGCFRLGYAGNTAEYLKAALDGISQFMKTLE, encoded by the coding sequence ATGGACATCAAGCCGTTTAAAGTCGAAGAGTGGATCAACGCTCACGAACAGACCGCCAAATACAACATCTCCAGTACCGGCGTGGTCAATCTCACGCTGGAGGGCCTGTTGGAACTGACGGGAACCGATCGGGAAGCGTTTCTCGAGGAGCTCTGCTCGCGCCGCCTGTCCTACGGCCACATCGGCGGTTCGCCGGAACTGCTGCAGGGCGTCTGCGGCCTGTACCGCACGCTGAAGCCCGCGGACGTGGTCCCCACGCACGGCGCCGCGGGCGCGAACCACCACGTCTTCTACACGCTCATCGAACCGGGCGACCGCGTGGTCAGCATCGTGCCGACCTATCAGCAGCTCTATTCGATCCCCGAAGGCTATGGCGCCGACGTAAAGTGGCTCAAGCTCCGCAAGGAAGACGGCTTCCAGCCCGATCTCGACGAGCTGGAACGTCTGGCCGCCTCCGGGACGAAAATGATCTGCATCATCAACCCCAACAATCCCTGCGGCTCCGTCATCTCCAACGAAGCGCTGCGCCGCGTCGTCGGCATTGCCCGCGCCGCGGGGGCCTGGCTGCTCTGCGACGAATCCTACCGGCACCTGACGCAGAACGGCGAATGGATCGACTCGGCGGCCGACCTGTACGAAAAGGGCATTTCCACCAGCAGCACCTCGAAAGTGTTCTCCATGCCGGGGCTGCGCATGGGCTGGATCGCCTGCCGCGACCGCGATTTCGTCGTCTCCTGCCTGTCGCACCGCGACTACAACCTCGTCAGCTGCGGCAACCTCGACGATACCATCGCCGCGCTGGCGCTGAAACACGCCGGCACGCTGATCGAACGCGGACAGCGCGTGATCCGCGACAATCTGCAGATCGTCGAGGGCTGGGTGCAAAGCGAGCCGCACATCTCCTGGGTGAAGCCGCAGGGCGGCTCGATCACGCTGCTCTACTACGATTTCGACATGAACTCGTACGACTTCTGCCAGCAACTCTTCGACCGGACCGGCGTGTTCGTGTCGCCCGGCGACTGCTTCGAAATGCCCGGCTGCTTCCGCCTCGGCTACGCCGGCAACACCGCCGAGTACCTCAAAGCCGCCCTGGACGGCATCAGCCAGTTCATGAAGACGCTGGAATAG
- a CDS encoding IS3 family transposase: MCSILEVSRSGYYAWRKQKHKTDKDSWLMQQITACQRKNNYTYGCRRVQAWIEQNSHVHVNLKAVPRVMRKMDALARIRRRRAYTSSKETAHRYENILRRQFIQTFPNRCWAADIAYIPTKHGMAYMCAVIDLCGKMVLNCRLGTDMTSTLVIDTITQALKQEKATDGLVLHSDQGSQYTSGAYCNLSEECHFRPSMSSKGCPYDNSAMENFFGTLKSECLNRIKFTDMAQLENVIWEYVQFYNYERINMKNGLTPFEIRSKAK, encoded by the coding sequence ATGTGTTCCATTTTGGAGGTCTCGCGCAGCGGGTATTACGCATGGAGAAAGCAAAAGCATAAAACGGATAAGGACAGCTGGCTTATGCAACAGATAACTGCCTGCCAGCGTAAAAACAATTACACATATGGATGCCGCCGCGTTCAGGCATGGATCGAACAGAACAGCCATGTTCATGTTAATCTCAAGGCAGTTCCGCGTGTTATGCGGAAGATGGACGCGCTTGCACGGATTCGCCGCCGACGGGCTTATACCAGCTCCAAAGAGACAGCTCACCGCTACGAAAACATTCTTCGGCGTCAGTTTATCCAAACATTTCCCAATCGCTGCTGGGCAGCAGACATCGCTTATATCCCAACAAAACATGGCATGGCGTACATGTGCGCTGTCATCGACCTTTGCGGAAAGATGGTGCTGAACTGCCGGCTTGGAACAGATATGACATCGACACTGGTCATTGACACCATAACCCAGGCATTAAAACAGGAAAAGGCCACTGACGGACTCGTCCTCCACAGTGACCAAGGGTCGCAATACACGTCAGGAGCATATTGCAACCTGAGTGAAGAATGTCATTTCCGGCCGTCGATGTCCAGTAAAGGCTGCCCATATGACAATTCAGCGATGGAGAACTTCTTCGGAACACTGAAAAGCGAGTGCCTGAACCGCATTAAATTCACGGACATGGCTCAACTGGAGAACGTTATTTGGGAGTACGTACAGTTCTACAACTACGAACGGATCAACATGAAAAATGGCCTTACTCCGTTTGAAATTCGGAGCAAAGCCAAGTAA
- a CDS encoding dicarboxylate/amino acid:cation symporter, which translates to MNFWSKLSMSRKIVVMMCVGIAAGVYWGPAVTVIKPVGDLFLRLLKMLIVPLVFFTLVAGVTSMESPGSLKKIGGFIVAFYLLSSLVFAAVGTGVALALRPGRGAEGVLGSVVKEVTVGKYSAIDTILNWIPENPVASMANMNMIQVIFFALITGVALLHLKDRVPAAIAFFRNMADVMIKITEFVMVFAPYGIGALVACVAGTIGGKMMTAIAKFFVADYAAVLAGMFVVYPLALKIWNVPALRFFKHVAPAMLVAATTTSSAATLPMEMNIAEEKLGLDESVYGFSLPLGNTMNMNGMAAAFGVIAVFAFDIFGVEITPLRLVQTILLGLMLAVGAAGVKGAGIVMSAVFFESLGLPLGLVPILAAIWPVIDIPHTTGNVTGDMVGTMAACAKFGKVDWNVFNADA; encoded by the coding sequence ATGAACTTTTGGTCCAAGCTGTCCATGTCCCGCAAGATCGTCGTCATGATGTGCGTCGGTATCGCCGCCGGCGTTTACTGGGGGCCTGCCGTGACGGTGATCAAGCCCGTCGGCGACCTGTTCCTGCGCCTGCTCAAGATGCTGATCGTGCCGCTGGTGTTCTTCACTCTGGTCGCCGGTGTGACCAGCATGGAGAGCCCCGGCAGCCTGAAAAAGATCGGCGGTTTCATCGTCGCCTTTTACCTTTTGTCCTCTCTCGTTTTCGCCGCCGTGGGCACCGGCGTGGCGCTTGCGCTCCGCCCCGGCAGGGGAGCGGAGGGTGTGCTCGGCTCCGTGGTCAAGGAAGTGACGGTCGGCAAGTATTCGGCGATCGACACGATCCTCAACTGGATTCCCGAGAATCCCGTGGCGTCTATGGCCAACATGAACATGATCCAGGTGATTTTCTTCGCGCTGATCACGGGCGTGGCGCTGCTGCACCTGAAAGACAGGGTTCCCGCGGCGATCGCCTTCTTCCGCAACATGGCCGATGTGATGATCAAAATCACCGAGTTCGTCATGGTTTTCGCCCCCTACGGCATCGGCGCGCTGGTCGCCTGCGTGGCGGGCACGATCGGCGGCAAGATGATGACGGCGATCGCCAAGTTCTTCGTCGCCGATTATGCGGCGGTCCTGGCGGGCATGTTCGTCGTGTATCCGCTGGCGCTGAAGATCTGGAACGTTCCCGCTCTGCGCTTCTTCAAGCACGTGGCTCCGGCCATGCTCGTGGCCGCCACGACGACCTCCAGCGCCGCGACGCTGCCGATGGAGATGAACATCGCCGAGGAAAAACTCGGCCTCGACGAGAGCGTTTACGGGTTCTCGCTGCCGCTGGGCAACACGATGAACATGAACGGCATGGCCGCCGCTTTCGGCGTGATCGCCGTCTTCGCCTTCGACATCTTCGGCGTGGAGATCACGCCGCTCCGTCTCGTGCAGACCATTCTGCTGGGGCTCATGCTGGCGGTCGGCGCCGCCGGCGTCAAGGGCGCGGGGATCGTCATGTCCGCCGTGTTCTTCGAGTCGCTGGGGCTGCCGCTTGGCCTCGTTCCCATCCTGGCGGCGATCTGGCCCGTGATCGACATTCCCCATACGACCGGCAACGTCACCGGCGACATGGTCGGCACGATGGCGGCCTGTGCCAAATTCGGCAAGGTGGACTGGAACGTTTTCAACGCCGACGCGTAG
- a CDS encoding RraA family protein, whose translation MSTIGCRIRADFPRPSRELVELFRSVPVANIDDCMNRMAAVDAAIRPLNAAPLLGTAFTVKVAEGDNLMFHKAMDMAKPGDVFMIDAGGCTERSILGELMLTYCKVRGVAGVVVDGAVRDAGAIAGMDLPVYARGVTPNGPYKNGPGEINYPISLGGVIVNPGDIVVGDADSVLVIRPGEAEDLAKAARAVVEKEAAIMAGILRGEYPRPWVDAKLEELGCTVE comes from the coding sequence ATGAGCACGATTGGCTGTCGGATCCGCGCCGATTTTCCCCGTCCGTCCCGGGAACTGGTGGAACTGTTTCGCAGCGTTCCCGTGGCGAACATCGACGACTGCATGAACCGCATGGCCGCCGTCGACGCGGCGATCCGTCCGCTGAACGCGGCGCCGCTGCTGGGCACGGCTTTTACGGTCAAAGTCGCCGAAGGCGACAACCTGATGTTCCACAAGGCCATGGACATGGCAAAGCCCGGCGACGTGTTCATGATCGACGCCGGCGGCTGCACGGAGCGTTCTATTTTAGGCGAGCTGATGCTGACGTACTGCAAAGTCCGCGGCGTGGCCGGCGTGGTCGTGGACGGCGCGGTGCGCGACGCCGGCGCCATCGCCGGGATGGACCTGCCCGTTTACGCGCGCGGCGTCACTCCCAACGGGCCGTACAAAAACGGCCCCGGCGAGATCAACTATCCAATTTCCCTGGGCGGCGTGATCGTCAACCCCGGCGACATCGTGGTGGGCGACGCCGACAGCGTGCTGGTGATCCGTCCCGGCGAAGCCGAGGATCTCGCCAAAGCCGCCCGCGCGGTGGTCGAGAAGGAAGCGGCGATCATGGCGGGCATTCTCAGGGGCGAATACCCGCGTCCCTGGGTGGACGCCAAGCTCGAGGAGCTGGGCTGCACGGTCGAATAA